DNA from Brucella melitensis bv. 1 str. 16M:
GAAACAGGGCTTTGCCAAGGCTTTCGGCCTCGGCTTTGCTGCCAATGCGCTGAACCCCAAGGCCGTTTTCTTCTTCCTGTCGATTTTCTCCACGGTCGTTCATGTCCATACACCGACCGAAGTGAAACTCGGCTATGGCGTGGTGATGGCGACCGCATTGATCTCGTGGTTTGTCGGCGTCAGCTTTTTCATGACGACGCCGAAAATGCGCGCGGCTTTCTCGCGCGCATCGAAATGGATAGACAGGACGAGCGGCGTGGTATTCATCGCGCTTGGGCTGAAACTTGCCACTGAAAAGGCTATGTAGGCATTATCTTCGGACGATGAAGATTCGCTGCCGGAAAAGCGCAGCCGGAGCACTCAGGGAGAACCGACGGATGCATACTGTGAAAAAACTTCTCAACGTGACAGTCATGTCGGCACTTGCCCTGACGGTTTTTTCAACCGCTGTTCAGGCTGCCTGTACGCAGAACCGCGCAATCTATCGCGACCGTGACGAGGCCTATACGCTGACCTTTCGTCCCGAGCAGCCGAATGATCTGAAAATGACGCCGGCGCCGACGAACGAGTTTACGATTACAGCCAATGACAAGCCGGGTTTCAAGCTTAACGGCATTGTGATCTGGCCGGAGGAAGGCGTGGCGCGTCCTTATGCTCTTATTACCTATAATTGCAAGGGCGATGGTTCCGAGCCGGAAGACCTCGATGATTGCAGCATCTGGCAGAGCGTTATCTACGCATTGAAGGATGGGGCCGAGGCTGAAGTGCTGCCCAAGGCAGACGAGCCTGCCGCACAGGCGGTTCTGTTTCCCGATCTGGTGACGGCGCTTGACGGATATGATTTTGGTGCAGCCAAACCTGAAAAGCCGCTTCAATGGGAAGTGTTCCGGTTTCAGGGATGCACACCTGATGAAGAATGACCGGCCGCCTGCGGGTGCCGGTTGCATGGAAACAGAGCATTTCGAGCCAAATGTGCGAAGCGGTTTTGCTTCGTGGTGATCGAAACTGCTCACCTTGGAATGAAAGAACGTGCCCGGATGAACCGGGCGTTCTAAAACGTTCAGGATAGACTGAAGAAGGATAGTTCAATGTCTTACGATGTGGTTGTCATCGGCACGGGCCCCGGCGGTTATGTGGCCGCGATCAAGGCTGCCCAGCTTGGCCTTAAGGTTGCGGTGGTGGAAAAGCGCAAGACCTTCGGTGGCACCTGCCTGAATATTGGCTGCATTCCTTCCAAGGCGCTTCTTCATGCGTCGGAAGTTTTTGCCGAAGCCGGTCACTCGTTCGATACGCTTGGCGTGGAAGTGACGCCGAAGCTCAATCTCACGAAGATGCTGGCCCACAAGGACACGACCGTGAAGGCCAATGTCTCGGGCGTTGAATTCCTGTTCAAGAAGAACAAGATTACCCCTTACATCGGCACCGGCAAGATCGTTGGCAAGGGCAAGGTTTCCGTGACCTCGGAAGATGGCAAGGTTGAGGAAATCGAAGCAAAGAACATCATCATCGCCACCGGTTCGGATGTCGCGGGCATTCCGGGCGTCAAGGTGGATATTGACGAGAAGGTCATCGTTTCCTCGACCGGTGCGCTCTCCTTCGACAAGGTGCCGGGCAGCCTTATCGTTGTTGGCGGGGGCGTGATCGGCCTGGAGCTTGGTTCCGTCTGGGCGCGCCTTGGCGCGAAAGTTACGGTCGTGGAATATCTCGACAAGGTGCTTGGCCCGATGGACGGCGAAGTGTCGAAGCAGTTCCAGCGCCTGCTTGAAAAGCAGGGCATTGCCTTCAAGCTTGGCGCCAAGGTTACGGGCGTCGAGAAAGTCGGAAAGGGCGCAAAGATAACGTTTGAACCGGTCAAGGGTGGCGATGCCGAAACGCTTGAAGCCGATGCGGTTCTGATCGCGACCGGCCGTCGTCCTTACACGGATGGCCTCGGCCTGCAGGAAGCCGGTGTTGCTGTCGATGAGCGCGGCCGCGTTGCGATCGACGATCATTGGCGCACCAATGTCGAAGGCATTTACGCCATTGGCGACGTGGTGCAGGGGCCAATGCTGGCACACAAGGCCGAAGATGAAGGCATTGCGGTTGCCGAAATCATTGCCGGTCAGGCCGGGCATGTGAATTTCGACGTCATTCCGAGCGTCGTTTATACCCAGCCGGAAGTGGCTTCCGTCGGCAAGACCGAAGAAGAGCTGAAGGCCGCCGGTATCAACTATAAGGTCGGCAAGTTCCCGTTCACGGCCAATGGCCGCGCGCGCGCCATGCTGCATACGGGCGGTTTCGTCAAAATCCTCGCTGACAAGGCGACAGACCGTGTTCTGGGCGCGCATATCCTTGGCTACAATGCCGGTGAAATGATCCACGAACTGGCCGTGCTGATGGAATTTGGCGGTTCGTCGGAAGATCTGGCCCGCACCTGCCACGCCCATCCGACCATGTCGGAAACCGTGCGTGAATCGGCGCTGGCAACCTTCGCCAAGCCGATCCATATGTGATCGGTATTATACATGCTTTCGACAAAGGCCCGCGCAAGCGGGCCTTTTTCATGCTGATTGGATTATGCTATAGAGCGCCGATCTGATTGAATCAGATCGGCGCTCTAACTATTTGTTTTGTCGCGCATCTTTTCCGAAAACCGTTTCACACTTTTCGGGATGCGCTCTAATTTTATGCTGGCAGCGGCAGGAGCCGG
Protein-coding regions in this window:
- the lpdA gene encoding dihydrolipoyl dehydrogenase: MSYDVVVIGTGPGGYVAAIKAAQLGLKVAVVEKRKTFGGTCLNIGCIPSKALLHASEVFAEAGHSFDTLGVEVTPKLNLTKMLAHKDTTVKANVSGVEFLFKKNKITPYIGTGKIVGKGKVSVTSEDGKVEEIEAKNIIIATGSDVAGIPGVKVDIDEKVIVSSTGALSFDKVPGSLIVVGGGVIGLELGSVWARLGAKVTVVEYLDKVLGPMDGEVSKQFQRLLEKQGIAFKLGAKVTGVEKVGKGAKITFEPVKGGDAETLEADAVLIATGRRPYTDGLGLQEAGVAVDERGRVAIDDHWRTNVEGIYAIGDVVQGPMLAHKAEDEGIAVAEIIAGQAGHVNFDVIPSVVYTQPEVASVGKTEEELKAAGINYKVGKFPFTANGRARAMLHTGGFVKILADKATDRVLGAHILGYNAGEMIHELAVLMEFGGSSEDLARTCHAHPTMSETVRESALATFAKPIHM